A single window of Gossypium arboreum isolate Shixiya-1 chromosome 13, ASM2569848v2, whole genome shotgun sequence DNA harbors:
- the LOC108451230 gene encoding AP2/ERF and B3 domain-containing transcription factor At1g50680-like — translation MVEDDSSIVLNTKQTVLAAETSDSGNSGYKFRPGKRSRYDQIGSLPKFKGVVPQQNGHWGAQIYANHQRIWLGTFKSENEAAMAYDSAAVKLRSGDSHRNFPWTEQNIQESDFQSLYSTEDVLNMIRDGSYQAKFEDFVKILSKRDGKLNTGSNVNKKLVHGDKQFSCMQLFQKELTPSDVGKLNRLVIPKKYAVKYFPHICGTDRQVSAAGGGGVEDIELVFYDKLMVTWKFRYCYWKSSQSFVFTRGWSRFVKEKKLNENDTVTFYSCECSGEDQNGKSFFLIDVNYNGENGLGSSAAAVEEEDRRDDDLAVELELNLGSTIKGYCNKVIEGLENGGRNVKQKSVTLFGVQIN, via the coding sequence ATGGTGGAAGATGATTCAAGCATTGTTTTAAACACAAAACAGACTGTTTTAGCAGCAGAAACATCGGATTCCGGCAACAGCGGTTACAAATTCCGGCCCGGAAAACGTTCCCGGTACGACCAGATTGGTTCCTTACCAAAGTTCAAAGGTGTTGTCCCACAACAAAATGGTCATTGGGGTGCACAAATATACGCCAACCATCAACGTATATGGCTCGGTACATTCAAGTCTGAAAACGAAGCTGCCATGGCATACGACAGCGCCGCCGTTAAACTCCGAAGCGGCGATTCTCACCGGAATTTCCCTTGGACCGAACAAAACATCCAAGAATCTGATTTTCAAAGCCTTTATTCAACTGAAGATGTTCTTAATATGATCAGAGATGGTTCATATCAAGCCAAATTTGAAGATTTCGTCAAAATTTTATCAAAAAGAGATGGGAAATTAAATACAGGCAGCAACGTAAACAAGAAACTTGTTCATGGTGATAAACAATTTTCATGCATGCAATTGTTTCAAAAAGAATTAACACCTAGTGATGTAGGTAAGCTTAATAGGTTAGTAATCCCAAAAAAATACGCCGTTAAATACTTCCCTCACATCTGTGGAACCGACCGACAAGTTTCCGCCGCTGGTGGTGGCGGCGTTGAAGACATTGAGCTTGTTTTTTACGACAAGTTAATGGTGACATGGAAGTTTCGTTACTGTTACTGGAAGAGTAGTCAAAGCTTTGTTTTTACAAGGGGATGGAGCAGGTTTGTGAAAGAGAAGAAGCTTAATGAAAATGATACTGTTACTTTTTATTCATGTGAATGCTCCGGTGAGGATCAAAATGGGAAGAGTTTTTTTCTTATTGATGTGAATTATAATGGTGAAAATGGGTTGGGATCGTCAGCGGCGGCGGTGGAGGAGGAGGACCGTCGTGATGATGATTTGGCGGTGGAGTTAGAGTTGAATTTGGGGTCGACGATCAAGGGTTATTGTAATAAAGTTATTGAAGGACTTGAAAATGGTGGACGTAATGTAAAGCAGAAAAGTGTTACCCTTTTTGGAGTACAAATTAATTGA